A window from Brachyhypopomus gauderio isolate BG-103 chromosome 6, BGAUD_0.2, whole genome shotgun sequence encodes these proteins:
- the adcy2b gene encoding adenylate cyclase type 2b isoform X3: MLRAAALSLLPSRGAPLAVPPKLSTHPEEEERDQDQEDEEEEDEEEDEGAGLQATPMLHAQAAYLLEGAEDMGFTAAGLKSPDWLYESYYRMSQQHPLIVFLLLIVMGACLALLTVFFASGLDMEDHVAFLITVPTTLSIFFAIFILVCIESIFKKLLRLFSLLIWGCLVAMGYLFMFFGGIICPWDQVSFFLFIVFVVYTMLPFSMRDAVIASVLTSSSHTLVLSICLSNTTVHKDPLVWQILANIIIFICGNMAGAYHKHLMDLALKQTYQDTCNCIKSPIKLEFEKHQQERLLLSLLPAHIARVMKAEIIQRLQGPNGGQAENANNFHNLYVQRHTNVSILYADIVGFTRLASDCSPGELVHMLNELFGKFDQIAKDNDCMRIKILGDCYYCVSGLPEFLPDHAKNCVKMGLDMCEAIKKVRDATGVDINMRVGVHSGNVLCGVIGLQKWQYDVWSHDVTLANHMEAGGVPGRVHISSVTLEHLKGAYKVEPGDGQSRDSYLKEHGVITYLVINPKGERRSPQLQCGDGEMMRASVRMTQYLESWGAAKPFANLHHRDSMTNENGQINTRDVPMGNFDFQGRSERTKSQKKRFEEELNERMIRTIDGINAQKQWLKSEDIQRISLFFHNKTLEKEYRATTLPAFKYYVTCACLIFFCIFIVQVLVLPKFVSYRTTVLGVSFGTAFLLLTLILGICFTGHILQWGNVASCSLSWLPHSSTLGTNKPWIRLVLTMATTALILVMAVFNMFFLEDEKAITVAAPNGSNETTHGVYGQTTQPPDNRFYLPYFIYSCILGLVSCSVFLRINYELKMLIMCAAVVVYNIIILQTHASVLDEYSTALYRTQPLDRPGVLKDLKTMGSVSLFIFFITLLVLARQNEYYCRLDFLWKNKFKRECEEIETMENLNRVLLENVLPAHVAEHFLARNWKNEDLYHQSYELVCVMFASIPDFKEFYTESDVNKEGLECLRLLNEIIADFDELLSKPKFSGVEKIKTIGSTYMAATGLNITPGAEITQDHDRQYMHIGTMIEFAFALVGKLDVINKHSFNDFKLRLGINHGPLIAGVIGAQKPQYDIWGNTVNVASRMESTGVLGKIQVTEETSRVLKPLGYMCSCRGIINVKGKGDLKTFFVHTEMTRTLSQGNVMT, from the exons ATGCTGCGGGcagccgctctctctctcctgccgtcCCGCGGGGCGCCCCTGGCCGTCCCGCCGAAGCTGAGCACCCAcccggaggaggaagagcgagACCAGGaccaggaggacgaggaggaagaggacgaggaggaagacgagggcGCCGGGCTGCAGGCGACCCCCATGTTGCACGCGCAGGCTGCCTACCTGCTGGAGGGGGCAGAAGACATGGGCTTCACGGCGGCAGGGCTGAAGTCTCCCGACTGGCTCTACGAGTCGTATTATCGCATGAGCCAGCAACACCCGCtcatcgtcttcctcctcctcatcgtCATGGGAGCGTGCCTGGCTCTGCTCACTGTCTTCTTCGCCTCGGGACTG gatATGGAGGACCACGTGGCCTTCCTCATCACCGTGCCCACCACGCTGTCCATCTTCTTCGCCATCTTCATCCTCGTCTGCATCGAGTCCATCTTCAAGAAGCTCCTCCGCCTCTTCTCCCTGCTCATCTGGGGCTGCCTGGTTGCCATGGGTTACCTCTTCATGTTTTTTGGAGGGATCATCTGTCCGTGGGACCAG gtctccttctttctcttcaTCGTGTTTGTGGTGTACACTATGCTCCCGTTCTCAATGCGGGACGCTGTCATTGCCAGTGTCCTCACATCCTCCTCCCACACCCTGGTGCTGAGTATCTGTCTCTCCAATACCACAGTGCACAAGGATCCTCTCGTCTGGcag ATCCTGGCcaacatcatcatcttcatctgtGGGAACATGGCGGGCGCCTATCACAAGCATTTGATGGATCTCGCTCTCAAACAGACATACCAGGACACCTGCAACTGCATCAAGTCGCCGATCAAACTGGAGTTTGAGAAACACCAACAG GAACGTCTCTTGCTGTCCCTGCTCCCCGCCCATATTGCCCGGGTGATGAAGGCAGAGATTATCCAACGGCTGCAGGGGCCCAACGGTGGCCAGGCTGAGAACGCCAACAACTTCCACAACCTGTATGTGCAAAGGCACACCAACGTCAG TATCCTGTACGCGGACATCGTTGGCTTCACTCGGCTGGCCAGCGACTGCTCTCCAGGAGAACTCGTGCACATGCTCAACGAGCTTTTCGGCAAATTCGACCAGATAGCCAAG GACAACGACTGCATGAGGATAAAGATCTTGGGGGATTGTTATTATTGTGTGTCTGGGCTGCCCGAGTTTCtgcctgaccacgccaagaactgCGTAAAGATGGGTCTGGACATGTGTGAAGCCATCAA GAAGGTGAGAGACGCCACTGGAGTGGACATTAACATGCGTGTCGGAGTGCACTCAGGCAATGTTCTGTGCGGTGTAATTGGTCTCCAGAAATGGCAGTATGATGTTTGGTCACATGATGTCACTCTGGCCAATCACATGGAGGCAGGTGGCGTACCTGG ACGTGTACACATCTCCTCCGTTACACTGGAACACCTGAAAGGGGCGTATAAAGTGGAACCAGGTGACGGGCAGAGCCGGGACTCGTACCTGAAGGAGCACGGCGTCATCACTTACCTGGTCATCAACCCGAAG ggcgAGAGGCGGAGTCCCCAGCTTCAGTGTGGCGATGGGGAGATGATGAGGGCGTCTGTCCGTATGACCCAGTACCTGGAGTCCTGGGGGGCAGCCAAGCCTTTCGCCAACCTGCACCACCGAGACAGCATGACCAACGAGAACGGACAGATCAACACACGC gATGTGCCGATGGGGAACTTTGACTTCCAGGGAAGGTCAGAAAG AACAAAATCTCAGAAGAAAAGATTTGAGGAGGAGTTGAACGAAAGGATGATTCGCACCATTGATGGTATCAATGCACAAAA ACAGTGGCTGAAGTCTGAGGACATACAGCGGATATCATTGTTCTTTCACAACAAGACTCTGGAGAAAGAG tacagagcaacaactttgccagcCTTCAAGTACTACGTCACCTGTGCGTGCCTCATCTTCTTCTGTATCTTCATTGTGCAGGTTTTGGTCCTACCAAA GTTTGTTTCCTACAGAACCACTGTCCTCGGGGTGTCGTTTGGAACTGCCTTCCTGTTGCTCACACTTATCCTTGGCATCTGTTTTACTGGTCATATACTG CAATGGGGCAACGTGGCCTCCTGCTCTCTGTCATggctccctcactcctccacgcTCGGCACCAACAAGCCCTGGATACGACTCGTCCTCACCATGGCAACAACCGCGCTCATCTTGGTCATGGCCGTGTTCAACATG TTCTTTCTGGAGGATGAGAAGGCGATAACAGTGGCTGCACCAAACGGGTCCAATGAGACCACGCATGGGGTTTATGGTCAAACCACCCAACCCCCGGACAACAGGTTTTACTTGCCT TACTTCATCTACAGCTGTATCCTGGGCCTGGTGTCCTGTTCCGTGTTCCTCAGGATCAACTATGAACTGAAGATGTTGATTATGTGTGCTGCTGTGGTGGTCTACAACATCATTATTCTCCAGACCCATGCTTCAGTACTGGATGAATACAGCACAGCCCTCTACAGAACTCAGCCACTGGACAG ACCGGGAGTTCTGAAGGACTTGAAGACGATGGGTTCTGTATCGCTGTTCATCTTTTTCATTACGCTGCTTGTGCTGGCAAGGCAG AATGAATATTACTGTAGGTTAGACTTTCTCTGGAAGAACAAGTTCAAACGGGAATGCGAGGAGATCGAGACTATGGAGAACCTGAACCGGGTCCTTCTGGAAAACGTCCTGCCCGCCCACGTGGCGGAACACTTCCTCGCACGCAACTGGAAGAACGAG GACCTCTACCACCAGTCCTATGAGCTGGTGTGCGTCATGTTTGCCTCTATCCCAGACTTTAAGGAGTTCTACACAGAGTCTGACGTGAATAAGGAGGGACTGGAGTGTCTCAGACTCCTCAATGAAATTATAGCCGATTTCGATGAG TTATTATCCAAACCCAAATTTAGCGGCGTGGAGAAGATAAAGACCATAGGAAGTACCTACATGGCTGCTACTGGACTCAACATCACTCCAGGAGCAGAGATTACACAA GATCATGATAGACAGTACATGCACATTGGCACAATGATCGAATTTGCCTTTGCTCTGGTGGGAAAACTAGATGTTATTAACAAACATTCTTTCAATGACTTCAAGCTACGACTGG GAATAAACCATGGACCACTGATTGCAGGGGTGATAGGAGCACAGAAGCCACAGTATGATATCTGGGGCAACACTGTTAATGTGGCCAGCCGTATGGAGAGCACTGGAGTCCTTGGGAAAATTCAG
- the adcy2b gene encoding adenylate cyclase type 2b isoform X4, giving the protein MLRAAALSLLPSRGAPLAVPPKLSTHPEEEERDQDQEDEEEEDEEEDEGAGLQATPMLHAQAAYLLEGAEDMGFTAAGLKSPDWLYESYYRMSQQHPLIVFLLLIVMGACLALLTVFFASGLDMEDHVAFLITVPTTLSIFFAIFILVCIESIFKKLLRLFSLLIWGCLVAMGYLFMFFGGIICPWDQVSFFLFIVFVVYTMLPFSMRDAVIASVLTSSSHTLVLSICLSNTTVHKDPLVWQILANIIIFICGNMAGAYHKHLMDLALKQTYQDTCNCIKSPIKLEFEKHQQERLLLSLLPAHIARVMKAEIIQRLQGPNGGQAENANNFHNLYVQRHTNVSILYADIVGFTRLASDCSPGELVHMLNELFGKFDQIAKDNDCMRIKILGDCYYCVSGLPEFLPDHAKNCVKMGLDMCEAIKKVRDATGVDINMRVGVHSGNVLCGVIGLQKWQYDVWSHDVTLANHMEAGGVPGRVHISSVTLEHLKGAYKVEPGDGQSRDSYLKEHGVITYLVINPKGERRSPQLQCGDGEMMRASVRMTQYLESWGAAKPFANLHHRDSMTNENGQINTRDVPMGNFDFQGRSERTKSQKKRFEEELNERMIRTIDGINAQKQWLKSEDIQRISLFFHNKTLEKEYRATTLPAFKYYVTCACLIFFCIFIVQVLVLPKTTVLGVSFGTAFLLLTLILGICFTGHILQWGNVASCSLSWLPHSSTLGTNKPWIRLVLTMATTALILVMAVFNMFFLEDEKAITVAAPNGSNETTHGVYGQTTQPPDNRFYLPYFIYSCILGLVSCSVFLRINYELKMLIMCAAVVVYNIIILQTHASVLDEYSTALYRTQPLDRPGVLKDLKTMGSVSLFIFFITLLVLARQNEYYCRLDFLWKNKFKRECEEIETMENLNRVLLENVLPAHVAEHFLARNWKNEDLYHQSYELVCVMFASIPDFKEFYTESDVNKEGLECLRLLNEIIADFDELLSKPKFSGVEKIKTIGSTYMAATGLNITPGAEITQDHDRQYMHIGTMIEFAFALVGKLDVINKHSFNDFKLRLGINHGPLIAGVIGAQKPQYDIWGNTVNVASRMESTGVLGKIQVTEETSRVLKPLGYMCSCRGIINVKGKGDLKTFFVHTEMTRTLSQGNVMT; this is encoded by the exons ATGCTGCGGGcagccgctctctctctcctgccgtcCCGCGGGGCGCCCCTGGCCGTCCCGCCGAAGCTGAGCACCCAcccggaggaggaagagcgagACCAGGaccaggaggacgaggaggaagaggacgaggaggaagacgagggcGCCGGGCTGCAGGCGACCCCCATGTTGCACGCGCAGGCTGCCTACCTGCTGGAGGGGGCAGAAGACATGGGCTTCACGGCGGCAGGGCTGAAGTCTCCCGACTGGCTCTACGAGTCGTATTATCGCATGAGCCAGCAACACCCGCtcatcgtcttcctcctcctcatcgtCATGGGAGCGTGCCTGGCTCTGCTCACTGTCTTCTTCGCCTCGGGACTG gatATGGAGGACCACGTGGCCTTCCTCATCACCGTGCCCACCACGCTGTCCATCTTCTTCGCCATCTTCATCCTCGTCTGCATCGAGTCCATCTTCAAGAAGCTCCTCCGCCTCTTCTCCCTGCTCATCTGGGGCTGCCTGGTTGCCATGGGTTACCTCTTCATGTTTTTTGGAGGGATCATCTGTCCGTGGGACCAG gtctccttctttctcttcaTCGTGTTTGTGGTGTACACTATGCTCCCGTTCTCAATGCGGGACGCTGTCATTGCCAGTGTCCTCACATCCTCCTCCCACACCCTGGTGCTGAGTATCTGTCTCTCCAATACCACAGTGCACAAGGATCCTCTCGTCTGGcag ATCCTGGCcaacatcatcatcttcatctgtGGGAACATGGCGGGCGCCTATCACAAGCATTTGATGGATCTCGCTCTCAAACAGACATACCAGGACACCTGCAACTGCATCAAGTCGCCGATCAAACTGGAGTTTGAGAAACACCAACAG GAACGTCTCTTGCTGTCCCTGCTCCCCGCCCATATTGCCCGGGTGATGAAGGCAGAGATTATCCAACGGCTGCAGGGGCCCAACGGTGGCCAGGCTGAGAACGCCAACAACTTCCACAACCTGTATGTGCAAAGGCACACCAACGTCAG TATCCTGTACGCGGACATCGTTGGCTTCACTCGGCTGGCCAGCGACTGCTCTCCAGGAGAACTCGTGCACATGCTCAACGAGCTTTTCGGCAAATTCGACCAGATAGCCAAG GACAACGACTGCATGAGGATAAAGATCTTGGGGGATTGTTATTATTGTGTGTCTGGGCTGCCCGAGTTTCtgcctgaccacgccaagaactgCGTAAAGATGGGTCTGGACATGTGTGAAGCCATCAA GAAGGTGAGAGACGCCACTGGAGTGGACATTAACATGCGTGTCGGAGTGCACTCAGGCAATGTTCTGTGCGGTGTAATTGGTCTCCAGAAATGGCAGTATGATGTTTGGTCACATGATGTCACTCTGGCCAATCACATGGAGGCAGGTGGCGTACCTGG ACGTGTACACATCTCCTCCGTTACACTGGAACACCTGAAAGGGGCGTATAAAGTGGAACCAGGTGACGGGCAGAGCCGGGACTCGTACCTGAAGGAGCACGGCGTCATCACTTACCTGGTCATCAACCCGAAG ggcgAGAGGCGGAGTCCCCAGCTTCAGTGTGGCGATGGGGAGATGATGAGGGCGTCTGTCCGTATGACCCAGTACCTGGAGTCCTGGGGGGCAGCCAAGCCTTTCGCCAACCTGCACCACCGAGACAGCATGACCAACGAGAACGGACAGATCAACACACGC gATGTGCCGATGGGGAACTTTGACTTCCAGGGAAGGTCAGAAAG AACAAAATCTCAGAAGAAAAGATTTGAGGAGGAGTTGAACGAAAGGATGATTCGCACCATTGATGGTATCAATGCACAAAA ACAGTGGCTGAAGTCTGAGGACATACAGCGGATATCATTGTTCTTTCACAACAAGACTCTGGAGAAAGAG tacagagcaacaactttgccagcCTTCAAGTACTACGTCACCTGTGCGTGCCTCATCTTCTTCTGTATCTTCATTGTGCAGGTTTTGGTCCTACCAAA AACCACTGTCCTCGGGGTGTCGTTTGGAACTGCCTTCCTGTTGCTCACACTTATCCTTGGCATCTGTTTTACTGGTCATATACTG CAATGGGGCAACGTGGCCTCCTGCTCTCTGTCATggctccctcactcctccacgcTCGGCACCAACAAGCCCTGGATACGACTCGTCCTCACCATGGCAACAACCGCGCTCATCTTGGTCATGGCCGTGTTCAACATG TTCTTTCTGGAGGATGAGAAGGCGATAACAGTGGCTGCACCAAACGGGTCCAATGAGACCACGCATGGGGTTTATGGTCAAACCACCCAACCCCCGGACAACAGGTTTTACTTGCCT TACTTCATCTACAGCTGTATCCTGGGCCTGGTGTCCTGTTCCGTGTTCCTCAGGATCAACTATGAACTGAAGATGTTGATTATGTGTGCTGCTGTGGTGGTCTACAACATCATTATTCTCCAGACCCATGCTTCAGTACTGGATGAATACAGCACAGCCCTCTACAGAACTCAGCCACTGGACAG ACCGGGAGTTCTGAAGGACTTGAAGACGATGGGTTCTGTATCGCTGTTCATCTTTTTCATTACGCTGCTTGTGCTGGCAAGGCAG AATGAATATTACTGTAGGTTAGACTTTCTCTGGAAGAACAAGTTCAAACGGGAATGCGAGGAGATCGAGACTATGGAGAACCTGAACCGGGTCCTTCTGGAAAACGTCCTGCCCGCCCACGTGGCGGAACACTTCCTCGCACGCAACTGGAAGAACGAG GACCTCTACCACCAGTCCTATGAGCTGGTGTGCGTCATGTTTGCCTCTATCCCAGACTTTAAGGAGTTCTACACAGAGTCTGACGTGAATAAGGAGGGACTGGAGTGTCTCAGACTCCTCAATGAAATTATAGCCGATTTCGATGAG TTATTATCCAAACCCAAATTTAGCGGCGTGGAGAAGATAAAGACCATAGGAAGTACCTACATGGCTGCTACTGGACTCAACATCACTCCAGGAGCAGAGATTACACAA GATCATGATAGACAGTACATGCACATTGGCACAATGATCGAATTTGCCTTTGCTCTGGTGGGAAAACTAGATGTTATTAACAAACATTCTTTCAATGACTTCAAGCTACGACTGG GAATAAACCATGGACCACTGATTGCAGGGGTGATAGGAGCACAGAAGCCACAGTATGATATCTGGGGCAACACTGTTAATGTGGCCAGCCGTATGGAGAGCACTGGAGTCCTTGGGAAAATTCAG
- the adcy2b gene encoding adenylate cyclase type 2b isoform X2, translating into MLRAAALSLLPSRGAPLAVPPKLSTHPEEEERDQDQEDEEEEDEEEDEGAGLQATPMLHAQAAYLLEGAEDMGFTAAGLKSPDWLYESYYRMSQQHPLIVFLLLIVMGACLALLTVFFASGLDMEDHVAFLITVPTTLSIFFAIFILVCIESIFKKLLRLFSLLIWGCLVAMGYLFMFFGGIICPWDQVSVRSGKSQYNRTHLQNVSFFLFIVFVVYTMLPFSMRDAVIASVLTSSSHTLVLSICLSNTTVHKDPLVWQILANIIIFICGNMAGAYHKHLMDLALKQTYQDTCNCIKSPIKLEFEKHQQERLLLSLLPAHIARVMKAEIIQRLQGPNGGQAENANNFHNLYVQRHTNVSILYADIVGFTRLASDCSPGELVHMLNELFGKFDQIAKDNDCMRIKILGDCYYCVSGLPEFLPDHAKNCVKMGLDMCEAIKKVRDATGVDINMRVGVHSGNVLCGVIGLQKWQYDVWSHDVTLANHMEAGGVPGRVHISSVTLEHLKGAYKVEPGDGQSRDSYLKEHGVITYLVINPKGERRSPQLQCGDGEMMRASVRMTQYLESWGAAKPFANLHHRDSMTNENGQINTRDVPMGNFDFQGRSERTKSQKKRFEEELNERMIRTIDGINAQKQWLKSEDIQRISLFFHNKTLEKEYRATTLPAFKYYVTCACLIFFCIFIVQVLVLPKTTVLGVSFGTAFLLLTLILGICFTGHILQWGNVASCSLSWLPHSSTLGTNKPWIRLVLTMATTALILVMAVFNMFFLEDEKAITVAAPNGSNETTHGVYGQTTQPPDNRFYLPYFIYSCILGLVSCSVFLRINYELKMLIMCAAVVVYNIIILQTHASVLDEYSTALYRTQPLDRPGVLKDLKTMGSVSLFIFFITLLVLARQNEYYCRLDFLWKNKFKRECEEIETMENLNRVLLENVLPAHVAEHFLARNWKNEDLYHQSYELVCVMFASIPDFKEFYTESDVNKEGLECLRLLNEIIADFDELLSKPKFSGVEKIKTIGSTYMAATGLNITPGAEITQDHDRQYMHIGTMIEFAFALVGKLDVINKHSFNDFKLRLGINHGPLIAGVIGAQKPQYDIWGNTVNVASRMESTGVLGKIQVTEETSRVLKPLGYMCSCRGIINVKGKGDLKTFFVHTEMTRTLSQGNVMT; encoded by the exons ATGCTGCGGGcagccgctctctctctcctgccgtcCCGCGGGGCGCCCCTGGCCGTCCCGCCGAAGCTGAGCACCCAcccggaggaggaagagcgagACCAGGaccaggaggacgaggaggaagaggacgaggaggaagacgagggcGCCGGGCTGCAGGCGACCCCCATGTTGCACGCGCAGGCTGCCTACCTGCTGGAGGGGGCAGAAGACATGGGCTTCACGGCGGCAGGGCTGAAGTCTCCCGACTGGCTCTACGAGTCGTATTATCGCATGAGCCAGCAACACCCGCtcatcgtcttcctcctcctcatcgtCATGGGAGCGTGCCTGGCTCTGCTCACTGTCTTCTTCGCCTCGGGACTG gatATGGAGGACCACGTGGCCTTCCTCATCACCGTGCCCACCACGCTGTCCATCTTCTTCGCCATCTTCATCCTCGTCTGCATCGAGTCCATCTTCAAGAAGCTCCTCCGCCTCTTCTCCCTGCTCATCTGGGGCTGCCTGGTTGCCATGGGTTACCTCTTCATGTTTTTTGGAGGGATCATCTGTCCGTGGGACCAG GTCTCTGTGAGGAGTGGCAAAAGTCAATATAATAGAACGCACttacaaaat gtctccttctttctcttcaTCGTGTTTGTGGTGTACACTATGCTCCCGTTCTCAATGCGGGACGCTGTCATTGCCAGTGTCCTCACATCCTCCTCCCACACCCTGGTGCTGAGTATCTGTCTCTCCAATACCACAGTGCACAAGGATCCTCTCGTCTGGcag ATCCTGGCcaacatcatcatcttcatctgtGGGAACATGGCGGGCGCCTATCACAAGCATTTGATGGATCTCGCTCTCAAACAGACATACCAGGACACCTGCAACTGCATCAAGTCGCCGATCAAACTGGAGTTTGAGAAACACCAACAG GAACGTCTCTTGCTGTCCCTGCTCCCCGCCCATATTGCCCGGGTGATGAAGGCAGAGATTATCCAACGGCTGCAGGGGCCCAACGGTGGCCAGGCTGAGAACGCCAACAACTTCCACAACCTGTATGTGCAAAGGCACACCAACGTCAG TATCCTGTACGCGGACATCGTTGGCTTCACTCGGCTGGCCAGCGACTGCTCTCCAGGAGAACTCGTGCACATGCTCAACGAGCTTTTCGGCAAATTCGACCAGATAGCCAAG GACAACGACTGCATGAGGATAAAGATCTTGGGGGATTGTTATTATTGTGTGTCTGGGCTGCCCGAGTTTCtgcctgaccacgccaagaactgCGTAAAGATGGGTCTGGACATGTGTGAAGCCATCAA GAAGGTGAGAGACGCCACTGGAGTGGACATTAACATGCGTGTCGGAGTGCACTCAGGCAATGTTCTGTGCGGTGTAATTGGTCTCCAGAAATGGCAGTATGATGTTTGGTCACATGATGTCACTCTGGCCAATCACATGGAGGCAGGTGGCGTACCTGG ACGTGTACACATCTCCTCCGTTACACTGGAACACCTGAAAGGGGCGTATAAAGTGGAACCAGGTGACGGGCAGAGCCGGGACTCGTACCTGAAGGAGCACGGCGTCATCACTTACCTGGTCATCAACCCGAAG ggcgAGAGGCGGAGTCCCCAGCTTCAGTGTGGCGATGGGGAGATGATGAGGGCGTCTGTCCGTATGACCCAGTACCTGGAGTCCTGGGGGGCAGCCAAGCCTTTCGCCAACCTGCACCACCGAGACAGCATGACCAACGAGAACGGACAGATCAACACACGC gATGTGCCGATGGGGAACTTTGACTTCCAGGGAAGGTCAGAAAG AACAAAATCTCAGAAGAAAAGATTTGAGGAGGAGTTGAACGAAAGGATGATTCGCACCATTGATGGTATCAATGCACAAAA ACAGTGGCTGAAGTCTGAGGACATACAGCGGATATCATTGTTCTTTCACAACAAGACTCTGGAGAAAGAG tacagagcaacaactttgccagcCTTCAAGTACTACGTCACCTGTGCGTGCCTCATCTTCTTCTGTATCTTCATTGTGCAGGTTTTGGTCCTACCAAA AACCACTGTCCTCGGGGTGTCGTTTGGAACTGCCTTCCTGTTGCTCACACTTATCCTTGGCATCTGTTTTACTGGTCATATACTG CAATGGGGCAACGTGGCCTCCTGCTCTCTGTCATggctccctcactcctccacgcTCGGCACCAACAAGCCCTGGATACGACTCGTCCTCACCATGGCAACAACCGCGCTCATCTTGGTCATGGCCGTGTTCAACATG TTCTTTCTGGAGGATGAGAAGGCGATAACAGTGGCTGCACCAAACGGGTCCAATGAGACCACGCATGGGGTTTATGGTCAAACCACCCAACCCCCGGACAACAGGTTTTACTTGCCT TACTTCATCTACAGCTGTATCCTGGGCCTGGTGTCCTGTTCCGTGTTCCTCAGGATCAACTATGAACTGAAGATGTTGATTATGTGTGCTGCTGTGGTGGTCTACAACATCATTATTCTCCAGACCCATGCTTCAGTACTGGATGAATACAGCACAGCCCTCTACAGAACTCAGCCACTGGACAG ACCGGGAGTTCTGAAGGACTTGAAGACGATGGGTTCTGTATCGCTGTTCATCTTTTTCATTACGCTGCTTGTGCTGGCAAGGCAG AATGAATATTACTGTAGGTTAGACTTTCTCTGGAAGAACAAGTTCAAACGGGAATGCGAGGAGATCGAGACTATGGAGAACCTGAACCGGGTCCTTCTGGAAAACGTCCTGCCCGCCCACGTGGCGGAACACTTCCTCGCACGCAACTGGAAGAACGAG GACCTCTACCACCAGTCCTATGAGCTGGTGTGCGTCATGTTTGCCTCTATCCCAGACTTTAAGGAGTTCTACACAGAGTCTGACGTGAATAAGGAGGGACTGGAGTGTCTCAGACTCCTCAATGAAATTATAGCCGATTTCGATGAG TTATTATCCAAACCCAAATTTAGCGGCGTGGAGAAGATAAAGACCATAGGAAGTACCTACATGGCTGCTACTGGACTCAACATCACTCCAGGAGCAGAGATTACACAA GATCATGATAGACAGTACATGCACATTGGCACAATGATCGAATTTGCCTTTGCTCTGGTGGGAAAACTAGATGTTATTAACAAACATTCTTTCAATGACTTCAAGCTACGACTGG GAATAAACCATGGACCACTGATTGCAGGGGTGATAGGAGCACAGAAGCCACAGTATGATATCTGGGGCAACACTGTTAATGTGGCCAGCCGTATGGAGAGCACTGGAGTCCTTGGGAAAATTCAG